A window from Amblyomma americanum isolate KBUSLIRL-KWMA chromosome 7, ASM5285725v1, whole genome shotgun sequence encodes these proteins:
- the LOC144096665 gene encoding uncharacterized protein LOC144096665 isoform X1, with the protein MFNQSETEVTSLVVDDRGLLSVGDTRKITPDKVRPRARMTLRARTTRGALRNDDAGPSSNHVGALSEERPRRVLSLAVKVLIVAAVIIINLLIYANLQYFKMDASSFQEQ; encoded by the exons atgtttaaccagag CGAAACGGAGGTAACGTCACTTGTGGTCGACGACCGGGGTCTGCTGAGCGTAGGCGACACGAGGAAGATCACACCCGACAAGGTTCGTCCACGTGCAAGGATGACTCTCCGTGCCAGAACAACCAG GGGCGCGTTGAGGAATGACGATGCGGGGCCCAGCAGCAACCACGTGGGGGCGCTGAGTGAGGAGCGGCCGCGCAGGGTTCTCTCGCTGGCCGTCAAGGTGCTCATTGTGGCTGCTGTGATCATCATCAACCTGCTCATCTACGCCAACCTACAATATTTCAAGATGGACGCGTCCTCGTTCCAGGAGCAGTGA
- the LOC144096665 gene encoding uncharacterized protein LOC144096665 isoform X2: protein MTLRARTTRGALRNDDAGPSSNHVGALSEERPRRVLSLAVKVLIVAAVIIINLLIYANLQYFKMDASSFQEQ from the exons ATGACTCTCCGTGCCAGAACAACCAG GGGCGCGTTGAGGAATGACGATGCGGGGCCCAGCAGCAACCACGTGGGGGCGCTGAGTGAGGAGCGGCCGCGCAGGGTTCTCTCGCTGGCCGTCAAGGTGCTCATTGTGGCTGCTGTGATCATCATCAACCTGCTCATCTACGCCAACCTACAATATTTCAAGATGGACGCGTCCTCGTTCCAGGAGCAGTGA